One region of Cellvibrio zantedeschiae genomic DNA includes:
- the yrfG gene encoding GMP/IMP nucleotidase, with protein sequence MAAQLVDWDQIDTVLLDMDGTLLDLHFDNFFWLEHLPKRYAEIHKVDFATATQRLTENIKQYEGTLQWYCLEFWSRQMDVDIRSLKVEIKHKIQIRPHVKEFLSRLRKHHKKCLLVTNAHPQSLSLKLEVTEIDKDLDIIISSHEFNQPKEAQEFWHALQAREHFDPERTLFIDDTARILQSAQTFGIRHLIGIHQPDSQKARTMDAFPAIHHFDEIMPPA encoded by the coding sequence ATGGCCGCACAGCTCGTTGATTGGGACCAGATAGACACGGTGCTTTTGGATATGGATGGCACCCTACTGGACCTCCATTTCGACAACTTCTTTTGGTTGGAACATTTGCCCAAACGCTACGCTGAAATTCACAAGGTGGATTTTGCCACAGCTACACAACGTTTGACTGAAAATATCAAACAATATGAAGGCACTTTGCAATGGTATTGCCTGGAATTCTGGTCGCGCCAAATGGATGTAGACATTCGCAGCCTTAAAGTGGAAATCAAACATAAAATCCAGATTCGTCCGCATGTTAAAGAATTTTTGTCACGCCTGCGCAAGCATCACAAAAAATGTTTGTTGGTCACCAATGCCCATCCGCAAAGCCTGTCGTTAAAACTCGAAGTCACTGAAATTGATAAAGATTTGGATATCATTATCTCGTCCCATGAATTCAACCAACCTAAAGAAGCGCAAGAGTTTTGGCACGCATTACAGGCCCGTGAACATTTTGATCCCGAGCGCACCTTGTTTATTGATGATACCGCCCGCATCTTACAATCAGCACAAACCTTCGGCATTCGGCACTTGATTGGCATTCATCAGCCCGACAGTCAAAAAGCGCGCACTATGGACGCTTTTCCTGCCATTCATCATTTTGATGAGATTATGCCGCCCGCTTAG
- the hslO gene encoding Hsp33 family molecular chaperone HslO: protein MPSNDLLNRFIFDDCDIRGELVTLGESYREILSHNEYPPAIQKLLGEFLAAISLMSSTLKFDGMIILQARGDGAISTIMAECNHHNNIRGIVRLKEDAELNEQLAQNGSMQDLLGNGVLVITIEPKRAENFGGKLERYQGIVPLERETLAGCLEDYFQQSEQLATRFWFAADSQHASGFLIQSLPNQLKTNAEENKDHWETIETLADTITPEELLQLDHEQILYRLFHEQPVRVFDPTQVKFACSCSRERSESALLALGKSEVEELLIEKGSINIDCQFCNQHYHFSPEDVRKLLGGSVLH from the coding sequence ATGCCCAGCAATGATTTATTAAACCGTTTTATTTTTGACGACTGCGACATTCGCGGTGAGCTCGTCACCTTGGGTGAAAGCTATCGCGAAATTCTTTCGCACAACGAATATCCGCCTGCTATTCAAAAACTTTTGGGCGAATTTTTGGCAGCCATCAGTCTTATGTCATCTACATTAAAATTTGACGGCATGATTATTCTTCAAGCGCGCGGTGATGGTGCCATTTCCACCATCATGGCCGAATGCAATCACCACAATAATATTCGCGGCATAGTTCGTTTAAAAGAAGACGCAGAACTGAATGAACAACTAGCACAAAATGGCAGCATGCAAGACTTGTTAGGCAATGGTGTTTTAGTGATCACTATTGAACCCAAGCGCGCTGAGAACTTCGGTGGAAAACTGGAACGCTACCAAGGTATTGTTCCGCTTGAACGCGAAACATTGGCGGGCTGTTTGGAAGATTATTTTCAACAATCAGAACAACTAGCCACACGTTTTTGGTTTGCAGCCGATAGCCAACACGCCAGCGGATTTTTAATTCAATCCTTGCCCAATCAATTAAAAACCAATGCTGAAGAAAATAAAGATCACTGGGAAACCATTGAGACGCTTGCAGATACGATTACGCCGGAAGAATTGTTACAACTAGACCACGAGCAAATCCTTTATCGTTTATTCCACGAACAACCCGTCCGAGTGTTTGACCCAACCCAGGTAAAATTCGCCTGTAGCTGTTCGCGTGAACGCAGCGAAAGCGCATTGCTAGCCTTGGGTAAAAGTGAAGTGGAAGAATTGCTCATTGAAAAAGGCAGCATCAACATCGACTGTCAATTCTGCAATCAACATTATCACTTCAGTCCCGAAGATGTACGCAAATTGCTGGGTGGCAGTGTTTTACACTGA
- a CDS encoding RNA-binding S4 domain-containing protein, with protein MFKPYLDSKVRLDKWLWAARFFKTRNLAKQAIEGGKVHCDGQRVKAAKEISVGITLSIRQDLDEKVVVVKMLSDQRRGSPEAVLLYEETEESKALREKRAAERKAGMGSFIASDHKPDKRERRHIHRFQRINLFPED; from the coding sequence ATGTTTAAACCCTATTTGGATTCAAAAGTTCGCCTCGACAAATGGCTTTGGGCGGCACGTTTTTTTAAAACCCGCAACCTCGCCAAGCAAGCAATTGAAGGTGGCAAGGTTCATTGCGATGGCCAACGCGTAAAAGCAGCAAAAGAAATTAGCGTGGGAATCACTCTAAGCATCCGTCAGGATTTGGATGAAAAAGTTGTCGTCGTAAAAATGCTCTCTGACCAAAGACGAGGCTCACCAGAAGCAGTTTTGTTATACGAGGAAACCGAAGAGAGCAAAGCCCTGCGCGAAAAACGCGCCGCCGAACGCAAAGCTGGAATGGGAAGTTTTATCGCTAGCGATCACAAGCCCGACAAACGTGAGCGCCGCCATATTCACAGATTCCAACGCATCAATTTATTTCCAGAAGATTAA
- the cysQ gene encoding 3'(2'),5'-bisphosphate nucleotidase CysQ: MTMELTSTLSLDHTFTSRLIDITRAAGAAILAIYNAPETANIQTKNDDSPLTAADLAAHQLIVRELPGLLDVPVISEESALPSLAERQAWSTYWLVDPLDGTKEFIARNGQFTVNIALIVNTVPLLGVVHVPVTDETYLGVDKSLAEDELTRAEKYVNGIFASEIKTQSVGKKLAENRPLNVLMSLRHGSREQTELVARLQSRWPVPLNPLNVGSSLKFCWIAEGRADFYPRLGPTSEWDTAAAQAVLTAAGGMVVEANGFRPLRCNTRETVLNPFFLAMGDASFDWQSLLV; encoded by the coding sequence ATGACCATGGAATTAACGTCAACTTTGTCCCTGGATCATACTTTTACATCCCGGTTAATCGACATTACGCGCGCTGCGGGCGCTGCGATTCTTGCGATATATAACGCACCTGAAACTGCCAATATCCAAACCAAAAATGATGACTCGCCGCTAACCGCAGCAGATTTGGCGGCTCATCAACTTATCGTTCGTGAGCTTCCCGGGTTGCTTGATGTTCCTGTCATTTCTGAAGAATCTGCTTTGCCCTCCTTGGCCGAACGCCAAGCGTGGTCTACCTATTGGCTGGTTGATCCATTAGATGGCACCAAGGAATTTATCGCTCGCAATGGGCAATTCACCGTCAACATCGCCCTGATTGTGAACACTGTGCCCTTATTGGGAGTTGTCCATGTTCCGGTTACCGATGAAACCTATCTTGGCGTTGATAAATCTCTTGCCGAAGATGAACTGACCCGTGCAGAAAAATATGTAAATGGTATTTTTGCAAGCGAGATAAAAACACAATCCGTTGGAAAAAAACTCGCGGAAAATCGGCCTTTAAATGTACTTATGAGCTTGCGCCATGGCTCCCGCGAGCAAACGGAACTTGTGGCCAGGTTGCAATCGCGCTGGCCAGTACCTTTGAATCCGTTAAATGTAGGCAGCTCGCTTAAATTCTGCTGGATCGCAGAAGGGCGCGCCGATTTTTACCCGCGGCTTGGCCCCACTTCTGAATGGGATACTGCGGCTGCACAGGCGGTGCTCACCGCAGCAGGTGGCATGGTTGTGGAAGCAAATGGTTTTAGGCCCTTGCGCTGCAATACCCGCGAAACTGTTCTTAATCCCTTTTTTCTCGCCATGGGTGACGCCAGTTTTGATTGGCAATCCCTATTGGTCTGA
- the dbpA gene encoding ATP-dependent RNA helicase DbpA: protein MTATNFSSLFLSAEMLSNLESLGYNEMTPIQAQSLPIILQGQDIIAKAKTGSGKTAAFGIGLLAQLDVKKFAIQSLVLCPTRELADQVAKEIRRIARATHNVKVLTLCGGVSIGPQLGSLEHGAHIIVGTPGRIVDHIEKGSLKLENVKQLVLDEADRMLDMGFADALKVVLDACPSERQTLLFSATYPDEIKKISAHCQKNPQEIHVESVHSDAHIEQHFYELREGDQKDVAVQKLLAHFKPQSSIVFCNTKIQCQEVCDLLRAQRINALALHGDLEQKERDQVLVRFANRSCSVLIATDVAARGIDVKGLDAVINVELAHDSEVHVHRIGRTGRAGENGLALSLIAPKELGRLNRLEDYLQKPITLENLPENDGNIGIMPEMVTLHIDGGKKDKVRPGDIIGALTKEAGLEFEKIGKIDIFEFSAYVAVHQSIAKQALQHLQDGKIKGRKFRARKL, encoded by the coding sequence ATGACAGCAACAAACTTTTCATCTCTTTTTCTTTCCGCCGAAATGCTTAGCAATTTGGAATCCCTCGGCTATAACGAGATGACACCTATTCAAGCGCAAAGCTTGCCGATTATTTTGCAGGGCCAAGATATTATCGCCAAAGCAAAAACCGGTAGCGGAAAAACAGCGGCATTTGGAATTGGTTTGCTCGCACAGCTCGATGTAAAAAAATTTGCAATTCAATCTTTAGTCTTGTGCCCAACTCGTGAGCTTGCAGATCAAGTGGCGAAAGAAATTCGCCGTATCGCACGTGCTACTCATAACGTAAAAGTGCTCACCCTGTGTGGAGGTGTTTCTATTGGCCCGCAGTTGGGTTCGCTTGAACATGGCGCGCATATTATTGTGGGAACTCCGGGACGCATTGTTGATCATATTGAAAAAGGTTCGCTTAAACTCGAAAATGTAAAACAGCTTGTGCTTGACGAGGCTGACCGCATGTTGGACATGGGGTTTGCAGATGCATTAAAGGTGGTTCTCGACGCTTGCCCGAGCGAGCGCCAGACATTGCTCTTCTCAGCTACCTACCCGGATGAAATAAAAAAAATCAGTGCGCATTGCCAAAAAAATCCGCAAGAAATTCATGTTGAATCTGTTCATAGCGATGCCCATATTGAACAGCATTTTTATGAGCTGCGTGAGGGCGATCAGAAAGATGTTGCAGTGCAAAAATTATTGGCGCACTTCAAGCCGCAATCTTCAATTGTATTCTGCAACACTAAAATTCAATGTCAGGAAGTGTGTGATCTTTTGCGCGCGCAGCGAATCAATGCACTGGCATTACACGGTGATCTTGAACAAAAAGAGCGTGATCAGGTATTGGTGCGTTTTGCGAATAGAAGTTGTTCAGTGTTAATTGCAACTGATGTAGCTGCGCGCGGTATTGATGTTAAGGGTTTGGATGCGGTGATTAACGTTGAGCTTGCACACGATAGTGAAGTGCATGTGCATCGAATTGGTCGTACGGGCCGCGCGGGTGAAAATGGTTTGGCATTAAGTTTAATTGCACCAAAGGAACTGGGTCGGTTAAATCGACTGGAAGATTATTTGCAAAAACCAATTACGCTGGAAAATTTGCCAGAGAATGATGGAAATATTGGGATAATGCCGGAGATGGTGACCCTGCATATTGATGGCGGCAAAAAAGATAAGGTGCGCCCTGGCGATATTATTGGTGCTTTAACCAAAGAGGCTGGTTTGGAATTTGAAAAAATTGGCAAAATAGATATTTTTGAATTTTCGGCTTATGTGGCTGTGCATCAATCAATTGCAAAGCAGGCATTGCAGCATTTGCAGGATGGAAAAATTAAAGGCCGTAAGTTTCGCGCGCGTAAATTGTAA
- the nudE gene encoding ADP compounds hydrolase NudE translates to MPTKPEILKRETVMRSRLFRADQVHLRFSNGEERHYEKLVGGGSGAVLIVPVLDDNTFLLVKEYAVGLEDYHLACPKGAIDQGENILDAANRELKEEVGYGARKLTFLKKVHLSPSYMEHGINIVIAQDLYPERLQGDEPEPIEVHQLPVADLADFCLRADVCEGRSIAALFLVREWLAKPENLL, encoded by the coding sequence ATGCCGACAAAACCCGAGATATTAAAGCGCGAAACTGTGATGCGCAGTCGCCTGTTTCGCGCCGATCAAGTGCATTTGCGCTTTAGTAATGGCGAAGAGCGCCACTATGAAAAGTTGGTGGGCGGCGGCAGCGGCGCGGTTTTGATTGTTCCTGTGCTGGACGACAATACGTTTCTTCTGGTTAAAGAGTATGCCGTTGGTTTAGAGGACTATCACCTCGCTTGCCCTAAGGGCGCAATCGATCAGGGTGAAAATATATTAGACGCCGCCAATCGCGAATTAAAAGAAGAAGTAGGCTATGGCGCGCGCAAGCTGACCTTTTTGAAGAAGGTGCATCTGTCGCCTTCGTACATGGAGCATGGCATTAATATCGTGATTGCCCAGGATTTATACCCTGAGCGCTTGCAAGGTGATGAACCTGAGCCCATAGAAGTACACCAGCTCCCCGTTGCTGACTTAGCGGACTTTTGTTTGCGTGCCGACGTTTGCGAAGGGCGAAGTATCGCTGCCCTGTTTTTGGTGCGTGAATGGCTCGCTAAGCCAGAGAATCTTTTATGA
- a CDS encoding PAS domain-containing hybrid sensor histidine kinase/response regulator, which yields MTDGRDQDSQNKEALEQRIQQLEGEVKRLEERLRHSKANTIGTRSPEGGLIKNSWLIPFGQYLLIESDKANINDALKKLGQLFEVVDCSLWRMTAVPQTPSTITTSAWHCLGRWQPKATPKLQEADWLTGIWQRDSQVAESLNKGKPVALLAADPELAAATAPLRKANVFSSLLVPVLRYNLLEGFVVLHRDNPRGWYTRDLDRLMFIATALFNLYDRQTLLTKLSDRDTRFNYAIEASNDGLWDWNILSGKIYFSRSYLRMLGYYYEDLPGNLTTLQDYFLYSEDAEKVMNRLYAAIEEGETYVDLQFRMQHQNGKVIWVHSKMKFCEHDVSGKPTRCVGINNNINDFILAREDLLAAKTQADMANKTKSEFLARMSHEIRTPMNAIIGLGYLLKDTQLDEQQKSYLGSLNSASDSLLHIINEVLDFSKIDSGKIILEHSHFDLDQLFEKISRLFEISSSNKTIRIIYDIKADVPRFLRGDAARLSQIIDQLITNAQQFSDTTEVIVGVKLCEANVKFVELEFSVTDLGSGMSVDRLARINESLKNHITISDSGNLRFGLGICDHLVHLMNGKMSIQSSPGKGCKVTFNARFDHSHLGSRLLGKHSRELKNIRALIVDDNFIARTVMASTAKSIGLSVENVENAEQALAKITAASAANNPFHFVLMDYRMPTMDGIEAAAAIKQIADLTFVPHVILVSAYHRDEISSADNCTLNVDEFLSKPVSEARLLETISNIVSSDVHLQSISSINNETSEQDAFLQHKHVLVAEDNLVNQQVVRGVLKKKFMQVTVVNNGLEAIEAVSKNGDAFDLILMDLEMPEMDGIVATQKIRSGECSNKIPIIALTAQAMRGDRERCIAAGMNAYLSKPINPELLYKTIAEQLKAQSLESGRESSH from the coding sequence ATGACTGACGGGCGCGACCAAGATTCTCAGAACAAGGAAGCGCTGGAGCAACGTATCCAGCAGCTTGAAGGTGAGGTGAAACGCCTCGAGGAACGCCTGCGCCATTCAAAAGCCAATACCATTGGCACCCGTTCGCCAGAAGGCGGTTTGATCAAAAATTCCTGGCTCATTCCCTTCGGCCAATATCTTCTTATCGAATCCGATAAAGCCAATATCAACGATGCGCTGAAGAAGCTTGGGCAATTGTTTGAAGTGGTTGATTGCAGCCTGTGGCGTATGACGGCAGTTCCGCAGACACCTAGTACAATCACAACGTCCGCCTGGCATTGTCTGGGGCGATGGCAACCCAAAGCGACTCCCAAGTTACAAGAAGCGGATTGGCTTACCGGCATTTGGCAGCGCGATTCGCAAGTGGCAGAGAGTTTAAATAAAGGCAAACCGGTCGCTTTATTGGCTGCTGATCCTGAGCTCGCGGCGGCCACTGCACCTTTGCGTAAAGCGAATGTGTTTAGCTCGCTGCTGGTGCCAGTGTTGCGCTACAACTTGCTCGAAGGCTTTGTAGTATTGCACCGCGACAACCCGCGCGGTTGGTACACGCGCGATCTTGATCGGTTGATGTTTATTGCAACAGCACTTTTCAACTTATACGACCGACAAACACTACTCACTAAATTGAGCGACCGCGACACGCGTTTTAATTACGCCATTGAAGCGAGTAACGATGGTTTGTGGGATTGGAATATTCTCTCCGGCAAAATTTATTTCAGTCGCAGTTATTTGCGCATGCTGGGTTACTACTATGAAGATTTGCCCGGCAATTTAACGACCTTACAAGATTATTTTTTATATAGCGAAGATGCCGAAAAAGTAATGAACCGCCTCTATGCCGCCATAGAGGAAGGTGAAACCTATGTAGATTTGCAATTTCGCATGCAGCATCAAAACGGCAAAGTCATTTGGGTGCATTCCAAAATGAAATTTTGCGAACATGATGTGTCTGGAAAACCGACTCGCTGCGTGGGAATCAATAACAACATTAACGACTTTATTCTCGCACGCGAAGATCTGCTTGCTGCAAAAACCCAGGCGGATATGGCTAACAAAACCAAAAGCGAATTTCTTGCGCGCATGAGCCATGAAATACGCACACCTATGAATGCCATTATTGGTTTGGGCTATTTGCTCAAAGATACGCAATTGGATGAGCAGCAAAAAAGTTATCTGGGTAGTTTAAATTCCGCGTCAGATTCGCTGCTGCATATCATTAATGAGGTTCTGGATTTTTCCAAAATTGATAGTGGAAAAATCATCCTTGAGCACTCGCATTTTGATCTGGACCAGCTTTTCGAAAAAATCTCGCGCCTGTTTGAAATTAGCAGTAGCAACAAAACTATTCGCATTATTTACGATATTAAAGCTGATGTGCCGCGCTTTTTACGTGGCGACGCTGCGCGTTTAAGTCAAATTATCGACCAGCTAATCACCAATGCCCAGCAATTTTCAGACACTACAGAAGTCATCGTCGGTGTAAAACTTTGCGAAGCCAATGTTAAATTTGTGGAGCTTGAATTTAGCGTTACTGATTTAGGCTCTGGCATGAGTGTGGATCGTTTGGCGCGGATCAACGAGAGCTTGAAAAACCACATTACCATAAGCGATTCAGGAAATCTGCGTTTTGGTTTGGGCATTTGCGATCATCTGGTGCACTTGATGAATGGCAAGATGAGTATTCAAAGTTCACCCGGTAAAGGTTGTAAAGTCACTTTCAATGCGCGCTTTGATCACAGCCATTTGGGCTCGCGTCTTTTGGGAAAACATTCGCGCGAATTAAAAAATATCCGCGCGTTGATTGTGGATGATAATTTTATTGCCCGCACCGTTATGGCAAGTACTGCAAAAAGTATAGGCTTATCAGTAGAAAATGTAGAAAACGCCGAGCAGGCGCTAGCGAAAATCACGGCGGCCAGCGCAGCGAATAATCCATTTCACTTTGTGCTTATGGATTACCGCATGCCGACTATGGATGGTATTGAAGCTGCTGCCGCGATTAAACAAATTGCAGATTTAACTTTTGTTCCCCACGTTATTTTGGTGTCTGCCTACCATCGCGATGAAATATCCAGCGCTGATAATTGTACGCTCAATGTGGACGAATTTTTGAGCAAGCCTGTGAGCGAAGCGCGCTTGCTGGAGACTATCAGCAATATCGTTAGCAGCGATGTGCATTTGCAATCCATTAGCTCCATCAACAACGAAACCTCCGAGCAAGACGCCTTTTTGCAACACAAACATGTGCTGGTGGCAGAGGATAATCTCGTCAACCAACAAGTTGTACGTGGCGTATTGAAAAAGAAATTTATGCAAGTCACCGTGGTAAACAATGGGCTTGAAGCTATAGAAGCAGTTAGTAAAAATGGTGATGCATTTGATTTGATTTTAATGGATTTGGAAATGCCCGAAATGGACGGTATAGTTGCGACGCAAAAAATTCGCAGCGGCGAATGCTCAAATAAAATTCCTATTATTGCTTTGACCGCACAAGCTATGCGCGGTGATCGCGAGCGCTGCATTGCAGCGGGCATGAATGCTTATTTATCTAAACCTATTAATCCCGAGCTACTTTACAAAACCATCGCTGAGCAGCTTAAAGCGCAATCGCTGGAAAGTGGCCGTGAAAGTTCACATTAA
- a CDS encoding class I adenylate cyclase, giving the protein MTNDNQIDFEGIDRKQLSKIKQHFIQLNQTRYQRTLGALSERQQQFLILLPLLFHVNHPMLPGYISHLTPSGVQAYTPSKDDIRVAKSVARSFNYQRDLVDKKDAIEALFVMGSLGTIAHADNSDIDVWVCHAKDIPKAALAELQEKCEALTRWAESIHIETHFFLMESEKFRQGQQALLSSESSGTAQHFLLLDEFYRTAVWLAGRLPLWWFVPAAQEKNYTGYTKNLLEKRFLRANEYIDFGGIPEIPPNEFIGAGIWQLYKGIDSPYKSVLKLLLLEAYANDQFNEPLSLRLKRKIYADLDNNQSLNADELDAYVLVYQRLEEYLLAQNQPTRLELVRRCFYFKSGKHLSRTSRNVAKAWQRLLLEKMVKNWEWAQHQLTMLDNRAYWKSPHVLAERNLLANELSQGYRLLVDMNKNNPGEAAISSNELLILGRKLHAAFERKAGKIDWINPNISQDLSEPALCFVQTQEANTSVWQAYRGSQQDFTLRSQASEPIKRSRNFMELLLWCYGNGIFSAGTKLDIAAKDFSLQSFQRQQLLQVIQQWLPLPLKKVEHESFMQNAQPTHILLAFNVGVEPQADLHKKGMQMLSSQRDAFGYSGMKENLVISVDIVQRNSWGEIVCRHFDSDALVNCLLHYLRAIPPGKHSALPSLTVRCFSLGQGATIEQRVLDLWRAIITCFYSGSRARNTRFIFEMADEYFLLQFVQHHAQILRFATYEKLLEKLALPQMEFSPLMVDAYALRDKPLRLFCEMVKTPAIYLFYQIENQQAQITIVDQKGAFFSKTLALFNVQALLRPLCRFIRTAVERQALDYEHHQDHLMDVEDLQAIKIFELVGDPKQKNSWLEPRNVAQDLTQVQFINVCAVAEPHETEGLSFTLYCDGKEFSALQFGDELFTEVAKYIVAGRKHGETYPCYITDLDLSLCRDIIAPQTGVQLIHYLHIKNDIELKLNEALLQTYG; this is encoded by the coding sequence ATGACCAATGACAATCAAATCGATTTTGAGGGAATAGATCGCAAGCAGTTAAGTAAAATAAAGCAGCATTTTATTCAGCTGAACCAAACGCGCTACCAGCGCACGCTTGGTGCGCTCTCAGAGCGCCAGCAACAATTTTTAATCCTCTTGCCCTTATTGTTTCACGTAAACCACCCGATGTTACCCGGATATATCAGTCACCTTACGCCATCGGGTGTGCAGGCATACACACCGAGTAAGGATGATATTCGTGTCGCAAAAAGTGTGGCGCGCAGCTTTAATTATCAGCGTGATTTGGTTGATAAAAAAGATGCAATTGAAGCGCTGTTTGTCATGGGTAGTTTGGGCACGATTGCCCATGCCGACAATAGTGATATTGATGTGTGGGTGTGCCACGCTAAAGATATTCCTAAAGCGGCGCTTGCAGAACTGCAGGAAAAATGCGAAGCCCTCACGCGCTGGGCAGAATCTATTCATATAGAAACGCATTTCTTTTTAATGGAATCAGAAAAATTCCGGCAGGGCCAGCAAGCTTTATTAAGCAGCGAATCCAGCGGGACGGCGCAGCATTTTTTATTGCTTGATGAATTCTATCGCACCGCCGTGTGGCTCGCGGGTAGATTGCCACTCTGGTGGTTTGTGCCTGCTGCACAGGAAAAAAATTATACAGGCTACACCAAAAATTTATTGGAAAAGCGCTTTCTACGTGCAAATGAATATATTGATTTCGGAGGAATTCCTGAAATTCCTCCGAACGAATTTATAGGCGCGGGAATTTGGCAACTCTACAAAGGTATAGATTCTCCGTATAAATCTGTGTTGAAACTCCTGCTGTTAGAAGCATATGCGAATGATCAATTTAATGAACCTTTATCGCTAAGGCTCAAGCGAAAAATTTATGCCGATCTGGATAACAACCAATCCTTGAATGCAGATGAGTTGGATGCTTATGTTTTGGTTTACCAACGCTTGGAAGAATATTTACTCGCGCAAAATCAACCTACGCGTTTGGAATTGGTACGCCGCTGTTTTTATTTTAAATCGGGTAAGCACTTGTCGCGTACTAGCCGTAATGTGGCTAAAGCCTGGCAGCGATTACTGTTAGAAAAAATGGTAAAAAATTGGGAGTGGGCACAGCACCAACTCACTATGCTGGATAACCGCGCCTATTGGAAATCGCCCCATGTTTTGGCGGAGCGAAATTTATTAGCTAATGAGCTGAGCCAGGGATATCGCCTCTTGGTGGATATGAATAAAAATAATCCCGGCGAGGCAGCAATCAGTAGTAATGAATTATTAATTCTCGGCCGAAAATTGCACGCAGCGTTTGAACGTAAGGCGGGAAAAATTGATTGGATCAACCCCAACATTTCGCAAGACTTAAGTGAACCCGCTTTGTGTTTTGTGCAAACGCAAGAGGCCAATACCAGTGTGTGGCAAGCATACCGGGGCAGCCAGCAAGATTTTACTTTGCGCAGCCAGGCATCTGAGCCAATCAAACGCTCGCGTAACTTTATGGAGTTGCTTTTGTGGTGTTATGGCAATGGCATATTTTCGGCGGGAACCAAACTCGATATAGCCGCAAAAGATTTTTCCCTGCAATCTTTCCAGCGTCAGCAATTGCTTCAGGTTATCCAGCAATGGTTACCCTTGCCGTTAAAAAAAGTAGAACATGAAAGCTTTATGCAAAACGCACAACCCACGCACATTTTATTGGCGTTTAACGTAGGCGTAGAGCCACAAGCGGATTTGCATAAAAAAGGTATGCAAATGTTAAGTAGCCAGCGCGATGCTTTTGGCTACAGCGGCATGAAAGAAAATCTGGTTATCAGTGTTGATATTGTCCAACGCAATTCCTGGGGCGAAATAGTGTGTCGGCATTTTGATTCCGATGCACTGGTCAATTGCCTTTTACATTATTTGCGTGCTATTCCACCGGGCAAACATTCTGCTCTACCCAGTTTAACCGTGCGTTGCTTTAGCCTTGGGCAAGGCGCAACAATTGAGCAGCGTGTGCTGGATTTGTGGCGCGCCATTATCACGTGTTTTTATTCCGGTTCGCGCGCGCGCAATACACGCTTTATTTTTGAAATGGCGGACGAATATTTTCTGTTGCAGTTTGTGCAACATCACGCGCAGATATTGCGTTTTGCAACATACGAAAAATTGTTAGAGAAGTTGGCGCTACCACAAATGGAATTTAGCCCATTGATGGTGGATGCCTACGCCTTGCGCGACAAACCCTTGCGTTTGTTTTGTGAAATGGTGAAAACACCAGCCATTTATTTGTTTTACCAAATTGAAAACCAGCAAGCGCAAATTACGATTGTTGATCAAAAGGGCGCATTTTTTAGTAAAACCTTAGCGCTCTTTAATGTGCAAGCTTTGCTGCGCCCTTTGTGCCGGTTTATTCGCACTGCTGTTGAGCGCCAAGCCCTGGATTATGAGCATCACCAGGATCACTTAATGGACGTAGAAGATTTGCAAGCGATTAAAATTTTTGAATTGGTTGGCGATCCAAAACAAAAAAATTCGTGGTTGGAACCGCGCAACGTCGCGCAGGATTTAACGCAAGTGCAATTTATCAATGTGTGCGCAGTAGCCGAGCCCCATGAAACTGAAGGCTTGAGTTTTACGCTCTATTGCGATGGCAAGGAATTTTCGGCGCTGCAATTTGGCGATGAATTATTCACTGAGGTTGCCAAGTATATTGTTGCGGGCCGCAAACATGGTGAGACCTATCCCTGCTACATCACCGACCTGGACTTGTCACTCTGCCGCGACATTATTGCGCCGCAAACCGGTGTGCAATTGATTCACTATCTGCATATTAAAAATGACATAGAGCTGAAATTGAACGAAGCCTTGTTGCAAACTTATGGTTAA